Part of the Paludisphaera borealis genome, CGCGAGGACCTCGTCCACGTGCTGTTCAACCATAACGACTTCGTGATGATTTATTGATCGGAGCCGCCTTATGAACGATCAAGCCAGTCGTCACTCCCGCCGCACGTTCCTCACCCAGACGGGCCTCGGCTTCGGCCTCGGCGGCGTGGCCCTTTCGGCGATGCTCCAGCGCGACCAGGTCGTGAGGGCCGACGCCGATCTGGACTGGCGGCTTCCCGATGGCAAGCCCCACTTTCCGCCCCGGATCAAGAACGTCATCTGGGTGTTCATGGTCGGCGGCACGAGCCACGTGGAGAGCTTCGATCCCAAGCCGGCGCTCGTCAAGTACGCCGGCAAGACGATCGCCGAAACTCCGTACGCCGGGGCCGTCACCAACCCGCTGAGCAAGAACGTCCGGGTCCTGGTCGCCGACCAGGCCAACGGCCACATCCGCCAGATCCTCTATCCGCTTCAGGTCGGCTATCGCAAGCGCGGGGAGGCGGGGATCGAGATCAGCGATTGGTGGCCGCACCTCAGCGGCTGCGTCGACGACCTGGCCGTGGTCCGATCGATGTGGACCACCGACAACGACCACGGCGCGCAGCTTCAGTTCCACACGGGCCGGCACATGCTGGAAGGGCCGTTCCCGACGATCGGCTCGTGGGTCCATTACGGCCTGGGCTCGCTCAACGACGACCTCCCGGCGTTCGTGGTGCTCGGTACTCCGATCGCCGATTGCTGCGGCGGGCTCGGGGGCCACGGGGCCAACTACCTCGGCCCCGAGCACGACGGCGTCCAGCTCGCCGTCGACCTCAAGAACCCGCTGCCGTTCGCGTCGCCCGGCGGCGACGTCTACCGCGAGGAGCAAGACGGCGAATCGGCGCTCCTGGGTCGGTTGAACCGGCTGTCGGCGGTCGAGCATCCCGAGGACCAGGCCTTGCAGGCGCGGATCAAGTCGTACGAGCTGGCGTTCCGGATGCAGACGGCGGTCCCGGAGGTCATGCAGTTCGGCCAGGAACCGAGGCCGACGGCGGGCCTCTACGGCCTTGACCGCGACGCCTCGCGGCCGTTCGGCGAGATGTGCCTGACGGCCCGCCGGTTGGTCGAACGCGGGGTCCGGTTCGTCCAGATCTTCCACGGCAGCAACGGCGGCGCGGGCTCGTGGGACGCCCACGGCGGCCTCCGCCAGAACCACGCCTCGATGTGCGCCCAGGTCGACCAGCCGATCGCCGGCCTGCTCAAGGACCTCAAGCGCCGGGGTCTGCTCGACGAGACCCTGGTCGTCTGGGCCACCGAGTTCGGCCGGACCCCTGGAGCCCAGGGAGGCGACGGCCGCGACCACCACCCGTTCGGCTTCTCCATCTGGATGGCCGGCGGCGGCGTCAAGGGGGGGACGGTCCACGGCGCCACCGACGAGCTGGGCTTCCACGCCGTCGAGGACCGCCACTACGTCACCGACGTCCACGCCACCGTCTTCCAGCAGCTCGGCCTCGATCCTCACCGCCTCGAAGTCCCCGGCCATAAACGCCTGGAAATCGACTACGGCAAGCCGATCTCGGCGATCCTCGCCTGACGCCGCTTGACGACTCGACGAAACTCCGAGTCTCATGGACGTCCACCCCGTTGAACGGCTTTCGCCTGGACGGAGAGTTCCCCGATCGTGAACGTCTACTATCTGTCGACCCAGGACGGCCAGCGGTTCTTCTACTACGACGCCTCCGAAACCGCGGCGGACAAGACCGGCGCGGGCGCGTCGAAATCGGCCGGCTTATGGGGGTGGGCGGAGGGGAAATGGAACACGATCCAGAAGGGGATGGACGACCCGAACGGAGGCGTGACGCGCCGGATCGGCCGGGTCTGGAACTGGCTCCATTCGTTCAGTCACCCTGACGAGACGATGCTCGTCCAGTTCGGCTCCGCGAACGAGGTCGTCCTTCACTACCCGGCGACGCTGTCGATCGACCGCGTCCAGAAAGACTGGAAACGCTTCCTTAAGCGTCGATCGCGGTCGCACGCCTTCTGGATGGGCGTCAACGCCGTCGCGCTTCCGTTCGGGACCCTGCTCGCGATCTTGCCCGGCCCCAACGTGATCGGCTTCTGGTTCTTCTATCGGGCGATCTACCACTTCCTCGCCGTGCGAGGCGTCCGTCGCGTCCGCCGGGGGACCGTCCCCACTCGCTGGCGGGCCGAAGGATCGCTCGACGCGCCGATCTCACACGACGAGAACCGTGGCCCGAGCCACGAAGCCCTGGCCGCCGGGGCCAAACTCGGCGATTATCTCCACTGGTCGAGACCCAAGGATTCCGCAACCCATCCCGAGAATCCGAATTCCGACGCCGGACGACCGGGCGGTTAATCCCTATTATACATCAACATGCGACTACTCAGCTACAACATCCATAAAGGCATCGGCGGGCGTGACCGCCGGTATCGGCTCGACCGCGTGATCCAGGTCGTCGAGCAAGAGAACCCGGATTTGATCTGCCTTCAGGAGGTCGATCGCCAGGTGGCGCGGACGCGGCACGACGATCAACCGCGACGGTTCGTCGAGGCGTTCCATCCGGCCGACCACCTCTACCAGCTCAACGTCAAGCTGAAGGAAGGGGGGTACGGCAACCTCGTTCTCTCCCGGTGGCCGTTTCAGGCGCACCACCAGGTCTCGCTGCGGCTCAAGCGACGGAAGCCCAGGGGTGCCCAGATGTTCGTCGTCGCAACGCCCGAAGGCCCGTTACACCTCGTCCACTGGCATCTCGGCCTCGCCGAGAAGGAGCGCCACTGGCAGGCCGAGCACCTGTTGCAGCACGCCCTCTTCCGCGAGGGCTCTCACTTGCCGACCCTGATCGTGGGCGACTTCAACGACTGGCGGAACACGCTCGGACCGGGGGTGCTCGGCCGGGGGGGCTTCCGCCAGTTGACCTCGCCGCGGTCGCGGTTCCGGTCGTTCCCGGCGTACTTCCCGGTCACGGCGATCGACAAGGCGTTCACGCGCGGCGGACTGATCGTCCGGCA contains:
- a CDS encoding DUF1501 domain-containing protein is translated as MNDQASRHSRRTFLTQTGLGFGLGGVALSAMLQRDQVVRADADLDWRLPDGKPHFPPRIKNVIWVFMVGGTSHVESFDPKPALVKYAGKTIAETPYAGAVTNPLSKNVRVLVADQANGHIRQILYPLQVGYRKRGEAGIEISDWWPHLSGCVDDLAVVRSMWTTDNDHGAQLQFHTGRHMLEGPFPTIGSWVHYGLGSLNDDLPAFVVLGTPIADCCGGLGGHGANYLGPEHDGVQLAVDLKNPLPFASPGGDVYREEQDGESALLGRLNRLSAVEHPEDQALQARIKSYELAFRMQTAVPEVMQFGQEPRPTAGLYGLDRDASRPFGEMCLTARRLVERGVRFVQIFHGSNGGAGSWDAHGGLRQNHASMCAQVDQPIAGLLKDLKRRGLLDETLVVWATEFGRTPGAQGGDGRDHHPFGFSIWMAGGGVKGGTVHGATDELGFHAVEDRHYVTDVHATVFQQLGLDPHRLEVPGHKRLEIDYGKPISAILA
- a CDS encoding endonuclease/exonuclease/phosphatase family protein, with amino-acid sequence MRLLSYNIHKGIGGRDRRYRLDRVIQVVEQENPDLICLQEVDRQVARTRHDDQPRRFVEAFHPADHLYQLNVKLKEGGYGNLVLSRWPFQAHHQVSLRLKRRKPRGAQMFVVATPEGPLHLVHWHLGLAEKERHWQAEHLLQHALFREGSHLPTLIVGDFNDWRNTLGPGVLGRGGFRQLTSPRSRFRSFPAYFPVTAIDKAFTRGGLIVRQARIAHSRLARDASDHLPLVIDFHIDPPQA